One window from the genome of Anolis sagrei isolate rAnoSag1 chromosome 4, rAnoSag1.mat, whole genome shotgun sequence encodes:
- the CCN1 gene encoding CCN family member 1 produces the protein MTLQRSSCLVLALALLQLAHRVAPACPSACQCPLEVPRCAPGVGLVLDGCGCCKVCAKQLNEDCSKTQPCDHTKGLECNFGASTTAPKGICRAQSEGRPCEYNSKIYQNGESFQPNCKHQCTCIDGAVGCVPLCPQELSLPNLGCPNPRLVKIPGQCCEEWVCDNSKDTLEDLDGFFGKDFGLDVSEGELTRKNELIAIVKEGLKMMPVFESEPRSHSFENPKCIVQTTSWSQCSKTCGTGVSTRVTNDNPSCRLVKETRICEVRPCGQPSYDSLKKGKKCTKTRKSQAPVKFTYAGCSSVKRYRPKYCGSCVDGRCCTPQQTRTVKIRFRCDDGETFSKNVMMIQSCRCNYNCPHSNDAYPNYRLFNDIHKFRD, from the exons ATGACTCTCCAGAGAAGCAGCTGCCTCGTCTTGGCCTTGGCCCTCCTGCAGTTAGCCCACAGG GTGGCGCCCGCTTGCCCCTCCGCGTGCCAGTGTCCCCTGGAAGTCCCCAGGTGCGCCCCAGGAGTCGGGCTGGTCCTGGACGGGTGCGGATGCTGCAAGGTCTGCGCCAAGCAGCTCAACGAGGACTGCAGCAAGACGCAGCCCTGCGACCACACCAAGGGCCTGGAATGCAACTTTGGCGCCAGCACCACCGCTCCGAAGGGCATCTGCCGAG CCCAGTCCGAAGGGAGGCCCTGcgagtacaactccaaaatctaCCAGAATGGGGAGAGCTTCCAGCCCAACTGCAAGCACCAGTGTACCTGCATCGATGGGGCCGTGGGCTGTGTGCCACTCTGCCCGCAAGAGCTCTCCCTCCCTAACCTGGGATGCCCGAACCCCAGGCTTGTGAAGATCCCCGGGCAGTGCTGCGAGGAGTGGGTCTGCGACAACTCCAAAGACACCCTGGAAGACCTGGACGGCTTCTTTGGGAAAGATTTTGGCCTGGATGTCTCTGAAGGAGAATTGACCAGGAAAAATGAGCTCATCGCTATCGTGAAGGAAGGGCTGAAAATGATGCCTG tcTTTGAGTCTGAACCTCGCAGCCATTCCTTTGAGAACCCCAAGTGCATTGTCCAAACCACCTCCTGGTCCCAGTGTTCGAAGACCTGTGGGACTGGCGTCTCGACCCGAGTCACCAATGACAACCCCAGCTGCAGGCTAGTGAAAGAGACCAGGATATGCGAAGTGAGGCCATGTGGGCAGCCTAGCTACGACTCTTTGAAG AAGGGAAAGAAGTGCACCAAGACCAGAAAGTCCCAAGCGCCTGTCAAGTTCACGTACGCCGGATGCTCCAGTGTGAAGCGGTACCGCCCCAAGTACTGTGGCTCCTGCGTGGACGGGAGGTGCTGCACTCCTCAGCAGACCAGGACGGTCAAGATCCGGTTCCGCTGCGACGACGGAGAGACCTTCTCCAAGAATGTCATGATGATCCAGTCTTGCAGATGCAACTACAACTGTCCTCATTCAAACGACGCCTACCCCAATTACCGGCTATTTAACGACATCCACAAATTTAGGGACTAA